A genomic segment from Klebsiella africana encodes:
- a CDS encoding DUF3820 family protein, with the protein MDKAQLVEIANTEMPFGKYKGRRLIDVPEEYLLWFARKDQFPAGHLGELMALTLLIKTEGLSDLVQPLKKAR; encoded by the coding sequence GTGGATAAAGCGCAGCTGGTCGAGATAGCCAATACCGAGATGCCGTTCGGTAAATACAAGGGGCGCCGTTTAATCGACGTCCCCGAAGAGTATTTATTGTGGTTTGCGCGTAAGGATCAATTCCCTGCCGGGCATCTTGGCGAGCTGATGGCGTTGACCCTGCTGATTAAAACCGAGGGGCTGAGCGATCTGGTTCAACCCCTGAAGAAAGCGCGTTAA
- a CDS encoding bile acid:sodium symporter family protein, with the protein MKLFRILDPFTATLIVVVLLASFFPARGAFVPFFEHLTTAAIALLFFMHGAKLSREAIIAGGSHWRLHLWVMCSTFILFPLLGVLFAWWAPVNVDPMLYSGFIYLCILPATVQSAIAFTSLAGGNVAAAVCSASASSLLGIFVSPLLVGVLMNLHGAGGSLEQVGKIMLQLLLPFVLGHLSRPWIGDWVAKHKKWIGKTDQTSILLVVYSAFSEAVVNGIWHKVGLGSLLFIVVVSLVLLAIVIAVNMFVARRCGFNKADEITIVFCGSKKSLANGIPMANILFPTSILGIMVLPLMIFHQIQLMVCAVLARRYKQQTDARAAQEKANAAKA; encoded by the coding sequence ATGAAACTTTTCCGCATTCTCGATCCCTTTACGGCAACGCTGATCGTCGTTGTCCTGCTGGCCTCATTCTTCCCGGCCCGTGGTGCATTCGTCCCCTTCTTTGAGCATCTCACCACCGCCGCCATCGCGCTGCTGTTCTTTATGCACGGCGCTAAACTCTCCCGGGAAGCGATTATCGCCGGCGGCAGCCACTGGCGTTTGCATCTGTGGGTAATGTGCAGCACGTTCATCCTCTTCCCGCTACTCGGGGTTCTGTTTGCCTGGTGGGCGCCGGTAAATGTCGATCCGATGCTCTACAGCGGCTTTATTTATTTGTGCATTCTGCCAGCCACCGTGCAATCCGCCATCGCCTTCACCTCGCTGGCCGGAGGCAACGTCGCGGCGGCGGTCTGCTCAGCCTCGGCCTCCAGCCTGTTGGGCATCTTTGTTTCCCCGCTGCTGGTGGGGGTCCTGATGAACCTTCACGGCGCAGGCGGTAGCCTCGAGCAGGTCGGGAAGATCATGCTGCAGCTGCTGCTGCCTTTCGTGCTCGGTCACTTATCGCGGCCGTGGATTGGCGACTGGGTGGCGAAGCATAAGAAGTGGATTGGTAAAACCGACCAGACTTCAATTCTGCTGGTGGTTTACTCCGCCTTTAGCGAGGCGGTGGTGAATGGCATCTGGCATAAAGTCGGTCTGGGATCGCTGCTGTTTATCGTGGTGGTCAGCCTGGTGCTGTTGGCCATTGTCATCGCGGTCAACATGTTTGTCGCCCGCCGCTGCGGCTTTAACAAAGCCGATGAGATTACCATCGTCTTCTGCGGTTCGAAAAAGAGTCTGGCCAACGGCATCCCGATGGCCAATATTCTCTTCCCAACCTCCATCCTCGGCATCATGGTGTTGCCATTGATGATCTTCCACCAAATTCAGCTGATGGTCTGCGCGGTGCTGGCGCGGCGCTATAAGCAGCAAACCGATGCGCGTGCCGCGCAGGAAAAAGCCAACGCCGCCAAAGCTTAA
- a CDS encoding LysR family transcriptional regulator, with protein sequence MNYSLRQLKVFVTVARAKSFSRAGEIIGLSQSAVSHSVKELEHQTGVRLLDRTTREVVLTEAGQQLAGRLERLLDELAVTLRDAGRVGQQLSGTVKVAASQTISAHLIPQCIAHSNRRYPDIDFVLHDRPQQWVLESIRQGEVDFGIVIDPGPATDLQCEGVLAEPFLLLCREDHPFAGLTEVSWQALQDERLILQDYASGSRPLIDAALSRLAIRTNIVQEIGHPATLFPMVESGIGISVLPALALPLPQGSHLTVKRLTPVVERQLMLACRKNRSLSTAAQALWEIVREEGANLTAARIEDPLYQR encoded by the coding sequence ATGAATTACTCTCTGCGTCAGTTAAAAGTATTCGTCACCGTCGCCCGGGCTAAAAGCTTCAGCCGGGCAGGGGAGATAATTGGCTTGAGCCAGTCGGCTGTCAGCCACAGTGTTAAGGAACTGGAGCATCAGACCGGCGTCCGTCTGCTCGATCGTACCACCCGCGAAGTGGTGCTTACCGAAGCGGGCCAACAGCTGGCGGGCCGGCTGGAGCGTTTGCTGGATGAACTGGCGGTGACGCTGCGCGACGCCGGACGGGTAGGCCAGCAGTTGAGCGGGACCGTTAAGGTCGCCGCCAGCCAGACAATTTCTGCCCACCTAATCCCGCAGTGTATAGCTCACAGTAATCGTCGTTATCCCGATATAGATTTTGTGCTGCACGACCGGCCCCAGCAGTGGGTGCTGGAGAGTATTCGTCAGGGAGAAGTGGATTTCGGCATTGTCATCGACCCCGGCCCGGCGACAGACCTGCAGTGTGAAGGCGTACTGGCGGAGCCCTTTTTACTGTTGTGTCGTGAGGATCATCCTTTTGCCGGCCTGACGGAAGTGTCATGGCAGGCGCTGCAGGATGAAAGATTGATCCTGCAGGATTATGCCTCCGGTAGTCGCCCTTTGATTGATGCGGCCCTCAGCAGGCTGGCTATCCGGACGAATATTGTGCAGGAGATTGGCCATCCGGCGACCCTCTTTCCGATGGTGGAATCGGGGATTGGCATCAGCGTATTGCCGGCGCTGGCGCTGCCGTTACCGCAGGGAAGCCATCTGACGGTGAAGCGACTGACCCCTGTGGTCGAGCGGCAGCTGATGCTGGCATGCCGGAAAAATCGTTCGCTGTCGACCGCCGCCCAGGCGTTATGGGAAATTGTACGTGAGGAAGGAGCGAACTTAACCGCTGCCAGAATTGAAGATCCGCTGTATCAGCGTTGA
- the gltX gene encoding glutamate--tRNA ligase, with protein MKIKTRFAPSPTGYLHVGGARTALYSWLFARNHGGEFVLRIEDTDLERSTPEAIEAIMDGMNWLNLQWDEGPYYQTKRFDRYNNVIDEMLEAGTAYKCYCSKERLEALREEQMAKGEKPRYDGRCRHSHEHHTDDEPCVVRFANPQEGSVIFDDQIRGPIEFSNQELDDLIIRRTDGSPTYNFCVVVDDWDMAITHVIRGEDHINNTPRQINILKALNAPVPVYAHVSMINGDDGKKLSKRHGAVSVMQYRDDGYLPEALLNYLVRLGWSHGDQEIFTREEMIEFFSLGAVSKSASAFNTDKLLWLNHHYINTLPAEYVATHLQWHIEQENIDTRNGPQLAELVKLLGERCKTLKEIAQSCRYFYEEFAEFDADAAKKHLRPVARQPLEVVRDKLAAIGDWTAENVHHAIQATADELEVGMGKVGMPLRVAVTGAGQSPALDVTVHAIGKSRSVERINKALAFIAERESQAS; from the coding sequence ATGAAAATCAAAACTCGCTTCGCGCCAAGCCCAACCGGCTATCTGCACGTTGGCGGTGCGCGTACTGCTCTCTATTCCTGGCTTTTTGCTCGTAACCACGGCGGTGAGTTTGTGCTGCGTATTGAAGACACCGATCTCGAACGCTCCACCCCGGAAGCAATTGAAGCCATCATGGATGGCATGAACTGGCTGAATCTGCAATGGGATGAAGGCCCCTATTACCAGACCAAACGTTTCGACCGTTATAACAACGTGATCGATGAGATGCTGGAAGCCGGCACTGCTTATAAATGCTACTGCTCGAAAGAGCGTCTGGAAGCGCTGCGCGAAGAGCAGATGGCGAAGGGTGAGAAGCCGCGTTACGATGGCCGCTGCCGCCATAGCCACGAGCACCATACTGACGATGAGCCGTGCGTGGTACGTTTCGCCAACCCGCAGGAAGGTTCGGTTATCTTTGACGATCAGATCCGCGGACCTATCGAGTTCAGTAACCAGGAACTGGACGATCTGATCATTCGCCGTACCGATGGTTCCCCGACCTATAACTTCTGCGTGGTAGTAGATGACTGGGATATGGCGATCACTCACGTGATCCGCGGCGAAGATCATATCAACAACACGCCGCGCCAGATCAACATCCTCAAAGCGCTGAATGCACCGGTGCCGGTATACGCGCACGTGTCGATGATCAATGGCGATGATGGTAAAAAACTGTCCAAACGCCACGGGGCGGTCAGCGTGATGCAGTATCGCGACGACGGCTACCTGCCGGAAGCGCTGCTCAACTATCTGGTACGTCTGGGCTGGTCCCATGGCGATCAGGAGATCTTCACCCGCGAAGAGATGATCGAATTCTTCTCGCTGGGGGCGGTCAGCAAATCCGCGAGTGCGTTTAACACCGACAAGCTGCTGTGGCTGAACCATCACTACATCAATACGCTGCCAGCGGAATATGTAGCGACGCATCTGCAGTGGCACATCGAGCAGGAGAATATCGATACCCGTAATGGCCCACAGCTGGCCGAGCTGGTGAAACTGCTGGGCGAGCGTTGCAAAACGCTGAAAGAGATTGCTCAGAGCTGCCGCTACTTCTATGAAGAGTTCGCTGAGTTCGACGCTGATGCAGCGAAGAAACATCTGCGTCCGGTGGCGCGTCAGCCGCTGGAAGTCGTCCGCGATAAGCTGGCGGCGATCGGCGACTGGACGGCGGAAAACGTCCACCACGCGATTCAGGCGACCGCTGATGAGCTGGAAGTGGGTATGGGTAAAGTCGGTATGCCGCTGCGTGTGGCTGTGACCGGTGCCGGGCAGTCTCCTGCGCTTGACGTTACTGTCCACGCAATCGGCAAGTCCCGTAGCGTAGAGCGTATCAATAAAGCGCTGGCTTTTATCGCTGAACGCGAAAGCCAGGCGTCCTGA
- a CDS encoding YfeC-like transcriptional regulator has product MMKLKDKMTPAELADSLGLARQTINRWVREKKWRTEAIPGVKGGRARLVVIDQPVLEFLTNIPARRHLLTDNHLAESPGAYLVNEADVVWRQISETLHLMTAEEQLRLRDLLAREGISGFLARLGIASQA; this is encoded by the coding sequence ATGATGAAACTGAAAGATAAAATGACGCCCGCAGAACTTGCCGACAGTTTAGGATTGGCCAGACAAACCATCAACCGCTGGGTTCGGGAGAAAAAATGGCGTACGGAGGCGATACCCGGCGTCAAAGGAGGACGAGCGCGACTGGTGGTCATCGATCAGCCAGTACTGGAATTTCTCACTAACATCCCAGCCAGACGCCATCTGCTTACCGACAATCATCTTGCGGAATCGCCGGGCGCTTACCTGGTCAATGAAGCCGACGTGGTCTGGCGGCAGATTTCAGAAACCCTTCATCTGATGACCGCGGAGGAGCAATTGCGACTACGCGATCTGCTGGCTCGGGAAGGGATTAGCGGTTTTCTTGCCCGTCTCGGCATCGCCAGTCAGGCGTAA
- a CDS encoding YfeC-like transcriptional regulator, whose product MLKERMTPEEIAHLTGYSRQTINKWVRKEGWQTSPRPGVQGGKARLVHVNEQVREFIRSAQRVAETPGAYSTHDSDLESLLLTLCKELTPSEQKQLMSLLLREGITGLLLRLGIRDR is encoded by the coding sequence ATGCTCAAGGAACGAATGACACCTGAAGAAATCGCCCATCTCACCGGCTACAGTCGGCAAACTATCAATAAGTGGGTGCGGAAAGAAGGCTGGCAGACCTCTCCACGGCCTGGCGTCCAGGGGGGCAAAGCGCGACTGGTCCATGTCAATGAGCAGGTCAGAGAGTTCATCCGCAGTGCTCAGCGCGTGGCAGAGACGCCCGGCGCCTATTCCACCCACGACAGCGATCTGGAATCGCTGCTGTTGACCCTCTGTAAAGAATTGACCCCCAGCGAGCAGAAACAGCTTATGTCGCTGCTGCTGCGCGAAGGGATCACCGGGTTACTGCTTCGGTTAGGAATCCGCGATCGGTAA
- a CDS encoding EAL domain-containing protein — protein MLDKININIKKTLLAFVVCLVAIPLARFISPQTVIDGNLIYIAWLPISVMFSVIFIFGRYAIAPLILAFAITNSFLIELTLSQALILLFCQLFAVFVSCAILRLMVGKRWRCGPTAKHMGARIFWGGFFAPVLLKITMYLAGQYFAFPLSITSYFGSMPLIYTVIDIQSLISAALIFTTFLYYPMRMIISPRYARRFWRQECLPWLAPQYRSFTLYWFIALALILTLLCAPYQSEFIAGYLVPVIFIVYFIGISRIGHALLRISWSVSAFLLVVYNKNFLQGVQSEYSLSFVLSVLISFTICLFYMADIYARSDRNKRRWRSQAEEDPLTGLPNLRALESHLQRGSQQAICSLRIDNLDFLSRHYGLMMGVDCKRQIIRALQPLLGATDKVFQVPGSELILVLDGPDPAARLNHMVAILNHKKFSWHNQPLDLEFGAAWSRDDGQGEALHPMLGQLSWLSEQAGSERRVLALDDEQELVVDQTTEQVRLLMRVKQVLKERALVLYAQPIQNAEGEGYYEILTRMRCGDNVIMPDQFIPLIVQFNLSQRFDMLVLETLFSSLHRHPGQQFSVNLLPSTLMQKDSAAQIIALFKRYGVSPGLITIEVTEEQAFSNADTSQQNLEALRAFGCAIAIDDFGTGYANYERLKNLQADIIKIDGCFVRDILTDPLDAIMVKSIVEMARVKQMSVVAEYVESEPQKARLLELGVNYLQGYLIGRPQPLGE, from the coding sequence ATGCTGGATAAAATTAACATTAATATCAAAAAAACTCTGTTGGCCTTTGTCGTCTGTTTAGTCGCTATTCCACTGGCTCGTTTTATTTCACCGCAGACGGTTATTGATGGCAATCTTATTTATATTGCCTGGCTGCCAATCAGTGTGATGTTTTCTGTTATTTTTATCTTTGGCCGCTATGCGATTGCACCATTAATTCTCGCGTTTGCCATCACCAATAGCTTTCTTATTGAATTAACGCTATCGCAGGCGCTTATCCTACTCTTTTGTCAGTTGTTTGCTGTATTTGTCTCCTGCGCTATTTTACGCCTGATGGTGGGCAAGCGCTGGCGCTGTGGTCCTACAGCGAAGCACATGGGGGCACGAATTTTCTGGGGGGGCTTCTTCGCGCCGGTGCTGCTGAAAATCACCATGTACCTCGCCGGGCAATATTTTGCGTTTCCATTATCTATTACCAGTTATTTTGGCAGTATGCCGTTGATTTATACCGTAATAGATATCCAAAGTTTAATCAGTGCGGCATTAATTTTTACGACGTTTCTTTATTATCCAATGCGGATGATTATCAGTCCGCGCTACGCCCGGCGTTTCTGGCGGCAAGAATGTTTACCGTGGCTGGCTCCGCAATATCGCTCCTTTACCCTATATTGGTTTATCGCGCTGGCGCTGATATTAACGCTATTATGTGCGCCGTATCAGTCTGAATTTATTGCCGGTTATTTAGTTCCGGTTATTTTCATTGTCTACTTTATCGGTATCAGTCGAATAGGTCATGCGTTGCTGCGTATTTCATGGTCTGTCTCGGCCTTTTTGCTGGTGGTATATAACAAAAACTTTCTTCAGGGAGTGCAAAGTGAGTATTCACTGTCGTTTGTGCTGTCGGTACTGATCTCCTTTACTATCTGTTTGTTTTATATGGCCGACATTTATGCCCGCAGCGACCGCAATAAACGCCGCTGGCGCAGCCAGGCGGAAGAGGATCCGCTGACCGGTTTGCCTAACCTGCGCGCGCTGGAGAGCCATTTACAGCGTGGTTCTCAGCAGGCTATCTGCAGCTTGCGTATCGATAATCTCGATTTTCTTAGTCGACATTATGGCCTGATGATGGGAGTAGACTGTAAACGGCAAATCATCCGGGCACTGCAGCCGCTGCTGGGGGCAACGGATAAAGTTTTCCAGGTGCCCGGCAGTGAATTAATCCTCGTGCTCGATGGGCCCGATCCCGCGGCGCGGCTAAATCATATGGTCGCCATTCTCAACCACAAAAAATTCAGCTGGCACAATCAGCCCCTGGATCTGGAGTTTGGCGCGGCGTGGAGCCGCGACGATGGCCAGGGCGAGGCGTTACATCCGATGCTGGGCCAGCTAAGCTGGCTGTCCGAACAGGCGGGGAGTGAACGTCGGGTACTGGCGCTGGATGATGAGCAGGAGCTGGTGGTGGATCAAACGACCGAGCAGGTCCGCCTTCTGATGCGAGTTAAACAGGTCCTTAAAGAGCGGGCGCTGGTGCTCTATGCACAACCGATTCAGAATGCGGAAGGAGAGGGGTATTACGAGATCCTCACACGTATGCGCTGTGGCGACAATGTCATTATGCCCGATCAGTTTATCCCGCTGATTGTGCAGTTTAACCTTAGCCAGCGTTTTGACATGCTGGTACTGGAAACCTTGTTTAGTTCGCTTCATCGGCATCCTGGGCAACAATTCTCGGTCAATCTGTTGCCTTCAACTCTGATGCAAAAAGACAGCGCCGCGCAGATTATCGCACTGTTTAAACGCTATGGTGTCTCACCGGGCCTTATCACGATTGAAGTGACCGAAGAGCAGGCCTTCTCCAATGCCGATACCAGCCAGCAAAATCTTGAAGCGCTGCGCGCGTTTGGTTGCGCTATCGCCATTGATGATTTTGGCACCGGGTATGCGAACTATGAACGGCTGAAAAACCTACAGGCCGATATCATTAAAATTGACGGCTGCTTCGTGCGTGACATTCTGACGGACCCTCTGGACGCCATCATGGTGAAATCGATTGTTGAGATGGCGCGAGTGAAACAGATGAGCGTGGTGGCGGAATATGTTGAAAGCGAACCGCAAAAAGCGCGTTTGCTGGAACTGGGCGTGAATTATTTGCAGGGTTATCTGATCGGTAGACCACAGCCGCTGGGCGAATAA
- the nupC gene encoding nucleoside permease NupC: protein MDRVLHFVLAIVVVAILALLVSHDRKKIRIRYVVQLLVIEVLLAWFFLNSDIGLGFVKGFSEMFEKLLGFANEGTNFVFGSMNDKGLAFFFLKVLCPIVFISALIGILQHIRILPIVIRAIGTVLSKVNGMGKLESFNAVSSLILGQSENFIAYKDILGKMSRNRMYTMAATAMSTVSMSIVGAYMTMLQPKYVVAALVLNMFSTFIVLSLINPYRVDQSEENLQMSNLHEGQSFFEMLGEYILAGFKVAIIVAAMLIGFIALISALNALFATVTGWFGYSISFQGILGYIFYPVAWVMGVPASEALQVGSIMATKLVSNEFVAMMDLQKIASTLSQRAEGIISIFLVSFANFSSIGIIAGAIKGLNEEQGNVVSRFGLKLVYGSTLVSVLSASIAALVL from the coding sequence ATGGACCGCGTCTTGCATTTTGTCCTCGCGATCGTTGTGGTGGCTATACTGGCCCTGTTGGTCAGTCATGACCGTAAAAAGATCCGTATTCGTTATGTTGTTCAACTGCTTGTCATTGAAGTCCTGCTGGCCTGGTTCTTCCTGAACTCCGATATTGGTCTGGGTTTTGTGAAAGGCTTCTCCGAGATGTTTGAAAAACTTCTCGGCTTTGCCAACGAAGGGACAAACTTCGTGTTCGGCAGCATGAACGACAAAGGTCTGGCCTTCTTCTTCCTTAAGGTTCTGTGCCCTATCGTCTTCATTTCCGCGTTGATTGGTATTTTGCAGCATATTCGTATCCTGCCGATTGTCATCCGCGCTATCGGTACCGTTCTGTCAAAAGTCAACGGTATGGGCAAGCTGGAGTCCTTCAACGCAGTGAGCTCGCTGATCCTCGGTCAGTCGGAAAACTTTATCGCGTATAAAGATATTCTCGGCAAAATGTCGCGCAACCGCATGTACACCATGGCGGCGACGGCAATGTCTACTGTGTCGATGTCCATCGTAGGCGCGTACATGACCATGCTGCAGCCGAAATATGTCGTCGCGGCGCTGGTGCTAAACATGTTCAGCACCTTTATTGTGCTGTCATTGATTAACCCATACCGCGTGGATCAAAGTGAAGAAAATCTGCAGATGTCGAATCTGCACGAAGGTCAAAGCTTCTTCGAGATGCTGGGCGAATATATTCTGGCGGGCTTCAAAGTTGCGATTATCGTGGCGGCGATGCTGATCGGCTTTATCGCACTGATCTCCGCGCTGAACGCGTTATTCGCCACCGTGACCGGCTGGTTCGGTTACAGCATCTCCTTCCAGGGGATCCTCGGCTATATCTTCTACCCGGTCGCCTGGGTGATGGGCGTGCCGGCAAGCGAAGCGCTGCAGGTGGGCAGTATTATGGCCACGAAGCTGGTCTCCAATGAATTCGTCGCCATGATGGATCTGCAGAAAATCGCCTCAACGCTCTCTCAACGCGCGGAAGGCATTATCTCCATCTTCCTGGTCTCCTTCGCCAACTTCTCGTCTATCGGCATTATCGCCGGGGCAATCAAAGGTCTGAACGAAGAACAGGGTAATGTGGTTTCTCGCTTCGGTCTGAAGCTGGTCTACGGCTCCACGCTGGTTAGCGTGCTGTCCGCCTCGATTGCGGCACTGGTTCTGTAA
- a CDS encoding Nramp family divalent metal transporter — MTSSRVENSSSRAARKVKLALMGPAFVAAIGYIDPGNFATNIQAGASFGYQLLWVVVWANLMAMLIQVLSAKLGIATGKNLAEQIRDHYPRPVVWFYWVQAEIIAMATDLAEFIGAAIGFKLVLGVSLLQGAVLTGVATFLILMLQRRGQKPLEKVIGGLLLFVAVAYVVELIFSQPALAPLTKGLVIPTLPNGEAVFLAAGVLGATIMPHVIYLHSSLTQHLHGGTRKERYNATRWDVAIAMTIAGFVNLAMMATAAAAFHFNGHTGVADLDQAYRTLEPLLSHAAATIFGLSLVAAGLSSTVVGTLAGQVVMQGFIRFHIPLWFRRAVTMLPSFVVILLGLDPTRILVMSQVLLSFGIALALVPLLIFTSNAKLMGDLVNSRWVRGIGWAIVVIVVSLNGWLIVGSLLGVA, encoded by the coding sequence ATGACTAGCAGTCGCGTTGAGAATAGCAGTAGTCGCGCCGCGCGCAAGGTGAAGCTCGCCTTAATGGGGCCGGCCTTTGTCGCGGCCATTGGCTATATCGATCCGGGTAATTTCGCCACAAACATTCAGGCCGGCGCCAGCTTTGGCTATCAGCTACTGTGGGTCGTGGTATGGGCCAACCTGATGGCAATGCTGATCCAGGTGCTGTCTGCCAAACTGGGCATAGCCACCGGCAAAAACCTGGCCGAGCAGATCCGTGACCATTACCCGCGCCCGGTGGTGTGGTTCTATTGGGTACAGGCGGAAATCATTGCCATGGCCACCGATCTGGCTGAATTTATCGGCGCCGCGATTGGCTTTAAACTGGTGCTGGGCGTATCGCTCCTGCAGGGAGCGGTGCTGACCGGGGTGGCGACCTTCCTGATCCTGATGCTGCAGCGGCGTGGGCAAAAACCGCTGGAGAAGGTAATTGGCGGGCTGCTGCTGTTTGTTGCCGTGGCCTATGTCGTGGAGTTGATCTTTTCTCAGCCCGCGCTGGCTCCCCTGACTAAAGGGTTGGTGATCCCTACGTTGCCCAATGGCGAGGCGGTATTCCTGGCCGCCGGGGTGCTGGGTGCAACCATCATGCCGCACGTTATCTACTTACACTCCTCGCTTACCCAGCATCTGCACGGTGGGACGCGGAAAGAGCGCTATAACGCGACCCGCTGGGATGTGGCGATTGCCATGACTATTGCCGGATTCGTCAATCTGGCGATGATGGCGACTGCCGCGGCGGCATTCCATTTCAACGGCCATACCGGCGTGGCCGATCTCGATCAGGCCTACAGGACGCTGGAGCCGTTGTTGAGCCACGCGGCGGCGACTATCTTTGGTCTCAGCCTGGTCGCAGCTGGTTTATCATCGACGGTGGTGGGCACGCTGGCAGGCCAGGTCGTGATGCAGGGATTCATTCGTTTTCATATTCCATTGTGGTTTCGCCGGGCGGTTACCATGCTGCCTTCGTTTGTCGTGATCCTGCTGGGGCTGGATCCTACGCGTATCCTGGTGATGAGTCAGGTACTGCTCAGCTTTGGCATTGCGCTTGCCCTGGTGCCGCTGCTGATATTTACCAGCAATGCGAAACTGATGGGAGATTTAGTGAATTCCCGTTGGGTGAGAGGTATTGGCTGGGCCATTGTGGTTATCGTGGTGAGTCTTAACGGCTGGTTAATTGTGGGGTCGCTGCTCGGGGTGGCGTAA
- a CDS encoding DUF2502 domain-containing protein produces MFRSLILAAVLLAAAPLVANAGEITLLPSVKLQIGDRDNYGNYWDGGGWRDRDYWRRHYEWRDNRWHRHDNGWHRGWDKGKNKAWERGYRAGWSDRDDHRGGWGRGPGGRGHGHGHGHH; encoded by the coding sequence ATGTTCAGGTCACTGATTCTGGCAGCAGTACTGCTGGCCGCAGCGCCACTAGTCGCTAACGCTGGTGAAATCACCCTGCTGCCATCGGTAAAATTACAAATAGGCGATCGTGACAATTACGGTAACTACTGGGACGGTGGCGGCTGGCGCGACCGTGATTACTGGCGTCGTCACTATGAATGGCGTGATAACCGTTGGCATCGTCATGACAACGGCTGGCACCGCGGCTGGGATAAGGGCAAAAATAAAGCCTGGGAGCGCGGCTATCGTGCGGGCTGGAGCGACCGCGACGACCACCGCGGCGGCTGGGGACGCGGCCCGGGTGGGCGCGGTCACGGGCATGGACATGGCCATCACTAA
- the mgrA gene encoding L-glyceraldehyde 3-phosphate reductase — protein sequence MVYQASTTRYQTMEYRRCGRSGLQLPAISLGLWHNFGDETRVEISRQMLLHAFDLGITHFDLANNYGPPPGSAESNFGRILKESLLPYRDELIISTKAGYTMWDGPYGDWGSRKYLVASLNQSLRRMGLEYVDIFYHHRPDPETPLTETMRALDHLVRQGKALYVGISNYPLPQAREAVKILNDLGTPCIIHQPRYSMFERGVEEGLLDFLQTEGVGSIAFSPLAGGQLTDRYLNGIPADSRAASSSRFLQPEQLTAAKVDKIRQLNALAEARGQKLSQMALAWVLREEKVTSVLIGASKTAQLDDAVGMLQNRHFSAEECAAIDAILEL from the coding sequence ATGGTTTACCAGGCAAGCACCACGCGATATCAAACGATGGAGTATCGTCGCTGCGGACGCAGCGGCCTGCAGCTGCCGGCAATTTCCCTTGGTCTGTGGCACAACTTTGGTGATGAAACGCGCGTGGAGATCAGCCGTCAGATGCTCCTGCACGCCTTTGATCTCGGCATTACCCATTTCGATTTGGCCAATAACTATGGGCCGCCGCCGGGTTCGGCGGAAAGCAATTTTGGCCGTATCCTGAAAGAGTCGCTCCTGCCCTATCGCGATGAGTTAATCATCTCCACCAAAGCGGGCTACACCATGTGGGACGGCCCTTACGGCGACTGGGGATCGCGTAAATATCTGGTAGCCAGTCTTAACCAGAGCCTGCGGCGCATGGGGCTGGAGTATGTCGATATTTTTTATCATCACCGCCCGGACCCGGAGACACCGCTGACGGAAACGATGCGCGCGCTCGATCATCTGGTCCGTCAGGGTAAAGCGCTGTACGTCGGCATTTCCAACTATCCTCTGCCCCAGGCGCGGGAGGCGGTGAAGATCCTTAACGACCTCGGTACGCCCTGCATCATTCACCAGCCTCGCTACTCGATGTTTGAACGTGGAGTGGAAGAGGGTCTGTTGGATTTTCTGCAGACGGAAGGGGTGGGAAGTATAGCGTTTTCACCGCTGGCCGGCGGACAACTTACCGATCGCTATCTGAACGGTATTCCGGCCGACTCGCGCGCCGCCAGCAGCAGCCGCTTTCTGCAGCCGGAGCAACTCACCGCCGCCAAAGTAGATAAAATCCGTCAGCTGAATGCCCTGGCGGAAGCGCGCGGGCAGAAGCTGTCGCAAATGGCTCTGGCCTGGGTGCTGCGCGAGGAGAAAGTCACCTCTGTGCTTATCGGCGCCAGTAAAACCGCACAGCTGGATGATGCGGTCGGCATGCTACAGAATCGTCATTTCAGCGCCGAGGAATGCGCGGCCATCGATGCCATCCTTGAACTGTAA